One window of the Fusobacterium animalis 7_1 genome contains the following:
- a CDS encoding nucleotide sugar dehydrogenase — protein sequence MIKNIKICVVGMGYVGLPLAIAFAEKDFDVIGFDLNQKKIDKYLQGIDPTNEVGNEKIRNIKNLEFTSDEKKISEASFIVVAVPTPVLENKSPDFRPLIGASTIIGRNMKKSSIVVYESTVYPGATEEVCLPILEKESGMRCGIDFKIGYSPERVNPADKENTLTKIKKITSGIDKESSNIIAEVYGSIIEAGIHRASSIKVAEAAKVIENSQRDINIAFINELALIFDRIGIDTLEVLEAAGTKWNFLPYRPGLVGGHCIGVDPYYLADKANKLGYHAQVILAGRRINDSMAKFVAEKTIKKLINANIRVKGADILVMGLTFKENCPDLRNSKVNDIILELREYGVNVHVVDPMADKIEAKKEYNIDLEDPKDIKNMDAIIVAVGHKEYRDMDIKDLHKYYNEVYSKPLLIDVKSIFNKEEAEKEYDYWRL from the coding sequence ATGATTAAAAATATTAAAATTTGTGTAGTTGGAATGGGTTATGTAGGATTGCCTTTGGCAATTGCTTTTGCTGAAAAAGACTTTGATGTTATTGGTTTTGATTTAAATCAAAAAAAAATAGATAAATACTTACAAGGTATTGATCCAACAAATGAAGTAGGAAATGAAAAAATAAGAAATATAAAAAATTTGGAATTTACTTCTGATGAAAAGAAAATATCAGAAGCAAGTTTTATTGTAGTAGCAGTACCAACTCCAGTATTAGAAAATAAATCACCTGATTTTAGACCGTTGATAGGAGCTTCAACTATTATTGGAAGAAATATGAAAAAAAGTTCAATAGTTGTTTATGAATCTACTGTTTATCCAGGAGCAACTGAAGAAGTATGTTTACCTATTTTAGAAAAAGAATCTGGTATGAGGTGTGGAATAGATTTTAAAATAGGTTATTCACCTGAAAGGGTTAATCCAGCTGATAAAGAGAATACATTAACAAAAATTAAAAAAATCACATCAGGAATAGATAAAGAAAGTTCAAATATAATAGCAGAAGTTTATGGTTCTATAATAGAAGCTGGAATACATAGAGCAAGTTCAATTAAAGTTGCAGAAGCAGCAAAAGTTATAGAAAATTCTCAAAGAGATATAAATATTGCCTTTATAAATGAATTAGCATTGATTTTTGATAGAATAGGAATTGATACTTTGGAAGTTTTAGAAGCAGCAGGAACAAAATGGAATTTTTTACCATATAGACCAGGATTAGTTGGAGGGCATTGCATAGGTGTGGATCCATATTATCTTGCAGATAAAGCAAATAAATTAGGTTATCATGCACAAGTAATATTAGCTGGAAGAAGAATAAATGATAGCATGGCTAAATTTGTAGCAGAAAAAACAATAAAAAAGTTGATAAATGCAAATATAAGAGTAAAAGGAGCAGATATTTTAGTAATGGGATTAACTTTTAAAGAAAATTGTCCTGATTTGAGAAACTCTAAAGTAAATGATATAATTTTGGAATTAAGAGAATATGGAGTGAATGTTCATGTAGTAGATCCTATGGCAGATAAAATAGAAGCTAAAAAAGAGTATAATATTGATTTAGAAGATCCAAAAGATATAAAAAATATGGATGCTATTATAGTAGCTGTTGGACATAAAGAATATAGAGATATGGATATAAAAGATTTACACAAATATTATAATGAAGTTTATAGTAAACCATTATTAATAGATGTAAAATCTATCTTTAATAAAGAAGAAGCTGAAAAAGAATATGATTATTGGAGGCTATAA
- a CDS encoding sialic acid O-acetyltransferase NeuD family sugar O-acyltransferase, which translates to MFKQAGWNSINIIHPNVVISKDAKLGEGILIECGCLITPNPIIGNNVVVNTGSQVNHDSIIEDHVYIASGVVLSGGVKIGENTLLNDGVIVTLGKIVGKNSLIGAGAVVTKNMEDNVVAYGKPAKVIRFNMG; encoded by the coding sequence ATGTTTAAACAAGCAGGGTGGAATTCTATAAATATAATACATCCAAATGTAGTGATATCAAAAGATGCAAAACTTGGAGAAGGAATTTTGATAGAATGTGGATGTCTCATTACTCCAAATCCAATAATTGGAAATAATGTGGTTGTAAATACAGGTTCTCAAGTAAATCATGATAGTATAATAGAAGATCATGTTTATATTGCTTCAGGAGTAGTTCTATCAGGAGGAGTAAAAATAGGTGAAAATACTTTACTTAATGATGGAGTTATTGTAACATTAGGAAAAATAGTTGGAAAAAATTCACTTATAGGAGCAGGAGCAGTTGTAACCAAAAATATGGAAGATAATGTTGTAGCATATGGGAAACCAGCAAAAGTAATTAGATTTAATATGGGTTAA
- a CDS encoding sugar transferase, which translates to MYKLFFKRVIDIFFSLIFILLFWWLYIVIAILVRKKLGSPVIFKQKRPGINEKIFTMYKFRTMTDEKDKEGNLLSDKDRLTKFGKFLRSTSLDEIPELWNVIKGEMSLVGPRPLMPKYLAYYTKSEKRRHEVKPGITGWAQVNGRNSLTWEDKFRYDIEYVNSISFWLDLKIIFITIKKVFNRQDISDFSDENKEVDFDEYRRMEKK; encoded by the coding sequence ATGTATAAATTATTTTTCAAAAGAGTAATTGATATATTTTTTAGTCTTATTTTTATACTTTTATTCTGGTGGCTGTATATTGTTATAGCAATTCTAGTAAGAAAAAAATTAGGAAGCCCAGTTATATTTAAACAAAAAAGGCCAGGGATAAATGAGAAGATTTTTACTATGTATAAATTTAGAACTATGACAGATGAAAAAGATAAAGAGGGTAATTTGTTATCAGATAAAGATAGACTGACTAAATTTGGAAAATTTTTACGTTCAACTAGCTTAGACGAAATACCTGAACTATGGAATGTAATAAAAGGTGAGATGTCTTTAGTTGGTCCAAGACCTTTAATGCCAAAATATTTAGCATATTATACTAAATCAGAAAAGAGAAGGCATGAGGTTAAACCTGGAATAACTGGTTGGGCTCAAGTTAATGGTAGAAATTCTTTAACATGGGAAGATAAATTTAGATATGATATAGAATATGTCAATAGTATTAGTTTCTGGCTTGATTTAAAGATAATCTTCATAACAATAAAAAAAGTATTTAATAGACAAGATATCTCAGATTTTTCTGATGAAAATAAAGAAGTAGATTTTGATGAATATAGAAGAATGGAGAAAAAATGA
- a CDS encoding acetyltransferase, whose product MKKIVIIGASGHAKVVADIIFARKKDLNEEIEIIAFLDDNYKKLKYKKIFGIPIIGDLNKIEDLYKKGYLFVIAIGNNHIRKKIFERYNKLKYYTVIHPKAIIAKEVLIEEGTVIMANVVINSYSVIGKQCILNTASVIEHDNILANYVHISPNATLCGEVHVNNCSWVGATSVIKQQISIGENVIIGAGTVVIDDIEGNCTVVGNPGRIIKKGDKNV is encoded by the coding sequence ATGAAGAAAATAGTTATAATAGGTGCAAGTGGTCATGCAAAAGTGGTTGCTGATATTATTTTTGCTAGAAAAAAGGATTTGAATGAAGAAATTGAAATTATTGCTTTTTTAGATGATAACTATAAGAAATTAAAATATAAAAAAATTTTTGGAATCCCAATTATTGGAGATTTAAATAAAATAGAAGATCTTTATAAAAAAGGATACTTGTTTGTTATTGCTATTGGAAATAATCATATTAGAAAAAAAATTTTTGAAAGATATAATAAACTAAAGTATTATACTGTGATACACCCAAAAGCAATTATTGCAAAAGAAGTATTAATAGAGGAAGGAACAGTTATCATGGCTAATGTAGTTATAAATTCATACTCAGTTATTGGAAAACAGTGTATTTTAAATACAGCTTCTGTTATTGAGCATGATAATATATTAGCAAATTATGTACACATATCCCCTAATGCTACATTATGTGGAGAAGTTCATGTTAATAATTGTAGTTGGGTTGGAGCAACAAGTGTAATAAAGCAGCAAATATCTATTGGAGAAAATGTAATAATTGGTGCAGGAACAGTAGTTATAGATGATATAGAAGGTAATTGTACAGTTGTTGGAAATCCAGGAAGAATAATAAAAAAAGGTGATAAAAATGTATAA
- a CDS encoding LegC family aminotransferase, with the protein MINLSVPNLSMDILENLKECLESGWVSTGGRFIPEFEEKVKKYMKTKYAAGVQSGTAGLHMALRVLGVEAGEEVIAPTLTFIAAVNPIVYQGATPVFIDCNDSLCMDPIKLEKFCKEECNFVDGVLINKKTNRKIKVLVIVHVFGNMADMENIMGIAKKYNLKVLEDATEALGTYYTEGKYKGKYAGTIGNIGVLSFNANKIITTGGGGMVVGDNEELVEKVRFLSSQAKKDPLYFIHNEIGYNYRMLNLQAALGTSQIDQLENFIETKIKNYKIYKEELEKIDGLEILSFRDGIRPNHWFYSLKIDKEKYGIGRDELLKKLVESDIQTRPIWGLIHQQKPYTSYQSYEMEKSLYYYDRVLNLPCSSNLTEKEVYQVIGKIREFRK; encoded by the coding sequence ATGATTAATTTGTCTGTTCCTAATTTATCTATGGATATTTTAGAAAACTTAAAAGAATGCCTAGAAAGTGGGTGGGTTTCTACTGGTGGAAGATTTATACCAGAATTTGAAGAAAAAGTAAAAAAATATATGAAAACTAAATATGCTGCAGGAGTACAAAGTGGAACAGCTGGTTTGCATATGGCACTTCGTGTTTTAGGAGTTGAGGCTGGTGAGGAAGTTATAGCACCTACATTAACTTTTATAGCTGCTGTTAATCCAATAGTTTATCAAGGGGCGACTCCTGTATTTATAGATTGTAATGATAGTTTATGTATGGATCCTATTAAATTAGAAAAATTTTGTAAAGAAGAATGTAATTTTGTAGATGGAGTTTTAATAAATAAAAAGACCAATAGGAAAATTAAAGTTTTGGTTATAGTTCATGTTTTTGGAAATATGGCAGATATGGAAAATATAATGGGTATTGCTAAAAAATATAACTTAAAAGTACTAGAAGATGCAACTGAAGCATTAGGAACTTACTATACAGAAGGAAAATACAAAGGTAAATATGCAGGAACTATTGGGAATATAGGAGTCCTTTCTTTCAATGCCAATAAAATTATCACAACTGGTGGTGGAGGAATGGTTGTTGGAGATAATGAAGAATTAGTAGAAAAAGTTAGATTTTTATCTTCACAAGCTAAAAAAGATCCTTTGTATTTTATTCATAATGAAATAGGTTATAACTATCGTATGTTAAACCTACAAGCAGCATTAGGAACTAGTCAAATTGATCAATTAGAAAATTTTATAGAAACTAAAATTAAAAATTATAAAATATATAAAGAAGAACTTGAAAAGATAGATGGTTTAGAAATTTTATCTTTTAGAGATGGAATTAGACCAAATCACTGGTTCTATTCTTTAAAAATAGATAAAGAAAAATATGGAATAGGAAGAGATGAATTATTAAAAAAATTAGTTGAATCTGATATTCAAACAAGACCTATTTGGGGTCTTATTCATCAACAAAAGCCATATACTTCTTATCAAAGTTATGAAATGGAAAAATCACTTTATTATTATGACAGAGTTTTAAATCTTCCTTGCAGTTCTAATTTAACTGAAAAAGAAGTTTATCAAGTTATAGGAAAAATAAGAGAGTTTAGAAAATGA
- a CDS encoding polysaccharide biosynthesis protein, whose protein sequence is MNSVRKLIKFLIDIFLLNISLIISVFLKYDQIQITDRNTNFFIYYNISFCIIYFILKIYNNSWRFSGISEYTALIALSVSTTIFSYMLRIFFNLGIKSSLYFETFIIFTFLLILSRFLMFLTRMKGIIKKDLNQENVLIYGAGESGVLLVKESKINPNFPYKIVGFLDDNINKIGGKVYGLKVLGGLEKVKEIVEKKEISKIIISMPSVSQNKVSNILKEINKIEGLSVKILPNVDNLIEEGNLATQLRNIKLEDLLGREEIKINTKEVFDFIQDKIIFVTGGGGSIGSELINQIAKYNPKRIINIEINENASYLMELELKRKYPYLDYKTEIASVRDFDKLDILFNKYKPDILFHAAAHKHVPLMENNPEEAIKNNIFGTKNIAECCLKYKLESVVLISTDKAVNPTNIMGATKRVCEMIFQKYSEKSSNTKFMAVRFGNVLGSNGSVIPIFSKLIEEGKNLTLTHKDIIRYFMTIPEAAQLVIEAATIGKGGEILILDMGEPVKIYDLAKNMIKLSGSTVGIDIVGLRPGEKLFEELLYDVNSSEKTSNNKIFITNMENEKVKVNIDDYYAILKDLIKENDIIGMRRTLANIIGTFKGRVE, encoded by the coding sequence ATGAATAGTGTAAGGAAATTAATAAAGTTTTTAATAGATATATTTTTATTAAATATCTCATTAATTATTTCTGTTTTTCTAAAGTATGATCAAATACAAATAACAGATAGAAATACAAATTTCTTTATCTATTATAATATTTCTTTTTGTATTATATATTTTATTTTAAAAATCTATAATAATAGTTGGAGATTCAGTGGAATATCTGAATATACAGCTTTAATAGCTTTAAGCGTATCTACAACAATTTTTTCATATATGCTAAGAATATTTTTTAACTTAGGCATTAAAAGCAGTCTATACTTTGAAACCTTTATAATTTTTACATTTTTATTAATACTTTCAAGATTTCTGATGTTTTTAACTAGAATGAAAGGGATTATAAAAAAAGATTTAAATCAGGAAAATGTACTTATCTATGGAGCAGGAGAATCTGGGGTTTTATTAGTAAAGGAATCTAAAATAAACCCAAATTTTCCATATAAAATAGTTGGTTTTTTAGATGATAATATAAATAAAATAGGCGGAAAAGTTTATGGACTAAAAGTTTTAGGTGGTTTAGAAAAAGTAAAAGAAATAGTAGAAAAAAAAGAGATTTCCAAAATAATTATATCTATGCCATCAGTAAGTCAAAATAAAGTTTCTAATATTTTAAAAGAAATTAATAAAATAGAGGGCTTATCTGTTAAAATATTACCGAATGTAGACAATTTAATAGAAGAAGGGAATTTAGCAACTCAACTTAGAAATATAAAATTAGAGGATTTATTAGGTAGAGAAGAAATAAAAATAAACACAAAGGAAGTATTTGATTTTATTCAGGATAAGATAATATTTGTAACTGGTGGCGGAGGAAGTATTGGATCTGAACTTATTAACCAAATTGCAAAATATAACCCTAAAAGAATTATTAATATTGAAATTAATGAAAATGCTTCCTATCTTATGGAACTTGAATTAAAAAGAAAGTACCCATATTTAGACTATAAAACTGAAATTGCAAGTGTTAGAGATTTTGATAAGCTAGATATATTATTTAATAAGTACAAGCCAGATATACTATTCCATGCTGCTGCACATAAACATGTACCACTTATGGAAAATAATCCAGAAGAAGCTATAAAAAATAATATATTTGGCACTAAAAATATAGCAGAATGTTGTTTAAAATATAAATTAGAGTCAGTAGTTTTAATTTCAACAGATAAGGCTGTAAATCCTACTAATATTATGGGAGCAACAAAAAGGGTCTGTGAAATGATTTTTCAAAAATATTCAGAAAAATCTTCAAACACAAAATTTATGGCAGTTAGATTTGGAAATGTGCTAGGAAGCAATGGTTCAGTTATTCCAATATTTTCAAAATTAATAGAAGAAGGAAAAAATTTAACTCTTACTCATAAAGATATCATAAGATACTTTATGACTATACCAGAAGCAGCTCAATTAGTTATAGAGGCAGCAACTATTGGTAAAGGTGGAGAAATTCTAATTTTAGATATGGGAGAACCAGTTAAAATATATGATTTAGCTAAGAATATGATTAAATTATCAGGTTCAACTGTTGGAATAGATATAGTTGGGTTAAGACCTGGTGAAAAGTTATTTGAAGAATTACTATATGATGTAAATTCATCAGAAAAGACATCAAACAATAAGATATTTATTACTAATATGGAAAATGAAAAAGTTAAAGTAAATATTGATGATTATTATGCAATTCTTAAAGATTTAATTAAAGAAAATGATATTATTGGTATGAGAAGAACTCTTGCTAATATTATTGGAACTTTTAAAGGGAGAGTGGAGTAA
- the rfbD gene encoding dTDP-4-dehydrorhamnose reductase, producing the protein MKLIFGANGQLGTDFKELFDSIGEKYIATDKNEVDITNGDFLRAYIKTMNQNYKIDTIINCAAYNDVDKAETEKELCYKLNAEAPANLAMIASEIGATFITYSTDFVFNGLIEGYLYNESTGYIEEDEPHPLSTYAKTKYEGELLVSQVIENPENTSRIYIVRTSWVFGKGNTNFVDKIIEWSKQKNELKVVDDQVSSPTYSKDLAYFSWELIKKGCESGIYHFTNDDIASKYDQAKYILEKISWKGNLIRAKSEEFNLLAERPKFSKLSCKKIKEKLGMSIPNWKDAIDRYLKENNK; encoded by the coding sequence ATGAAACTGATATTTGGAGCTAATGGGCAATTAGGTACAGATTTTAAGGAATTATTTGATTCTATTGGTGAAAAGTATATTGCTACTGATAAAAATGAAGTAGATATAACTAATGGGGATTTTTTAAGAGCATATATTAAAACTATGAACCAAAATTATAAAATAGACACAATTATCAATTGTGCCGCATATAATGATGTAGATAAAGCTGAAACTGAAAAAGAATTATGTTATAAATTAAATGCAGAAGCTCCTGCTAATTTAGCAATGATAGCTTCAGAAATTGGAGCAACGTTTATAACATATTCAACAGATTTTGTCTTTAATGGTCTTATAGAAGGCTATTTATATAATGAAAGTACAGGATATATAGAGGAGGATGAACCTCATCCATTATCAACTTATGCTAAAACAAAATATGAAGGAGAATTATTAGTATCACAAGTAATAGAAAATCCAGAAAATACTTCAAGGATATATATAGTAAGAACCTCTTGGGTATTTGGAAAAGGAAATACCAATTTTGTTGATAAGATAATTGAATGGTCAAAACAAAAGAATGAACTAAAAGTGGTAGATGATCAAGTTTCTTCTCCAACTTATTCAAAAGATTTAGCTTATTTCAGTTGGGAACTTATTAAAAAAGGATGTGAAAGTGGTATTTACCATTTTACAAATGATGATATAGCTTCAAAATATGATCAAGCTAAATATATTTTAGAAAAAATTTCTTGGAAAGGAAATTTAATAAGGGCTAAAAGTGAGGAATTTAATTTATTGGCAGAAAGACCAAAATTTAGTAAATTAAGTTGTAAAAAAATTAAAGAAAAGTTAGGAATGTCTATTCCTAACTGGAAAGATGCAATAGATAGATATTTAAAAGAAAATAATAAATAA
- the rfbC gene encoding dTDP-4-dehydrorhamnose 3,5-epimerase: MKDLFIIEPQIFEDSRGFFLESYNYNTFKELGIENIFVQDNHSKSSKGVLRGLHFQKGEYSQAKLVRVLKGAVLDIAIDLRKNSKTFGKYVTVELSEKNKKMFFIPRNFAHGFLTLEDNTEFFYKCDNFYNPKSEAGIMWNDKDLNIEWNFKKYGINENELIISEKDKKNMSFKEYKKINNIE; this comes from the coding sequence ATAAAGGATTTATTTATTATTGAACCACAAATATTTGAAGATAGTAGAGGTTTTTTTCTGGAAAGCTATAACTATAATACTTTTAAAGAATTAGGAATAGAAAATATTTTTGTTCAAGATAATCATTCTAAATCATCAAAAGGAGTTTTAAGAGGTTTGCACTTTCAAAAGGGAGAGTATTCTCAAGCTAAGTTAGTGAGAGTTTTAAAAGGAGCTGTACTTGATATAGCTATTGATTTAAGAAAGAATAGTAAAACCTTTGGAAAGTATGTAACAGTTGAATTAAGTGAAAAAAACAAAAAAATGTTTTTTATCCCAAGAAATTTTGCTCATGGATTTTTAACATTAGAGGATAATACTGAGTTTTTTTATAAATGTGATAATTTCTATAATCCTAAAAGTGAAGCTGGGATAATGTGGAATGATAAAGATTTAAATATAGAATGGAATTTTAAAAAATATGGTATTAATGAAAATGAATTAATTATTTCTGAAAAAGATAAAAAGAATATGAGTTTTAAAGAATATAAAAAAATAAATAATATTGAATAG
- a CDS encoding undecaprenyl-diphosphate phosphatase — MNAIILVVILAIVEGITEFLPVSSTGHMILVNKLIGGEYLSPTFRNSFLIIIQLGAILSVVVYFWKDISPFVRTKKEFVLRFRLWLKIIVGVLPAMVIGLLLDDIIDKYFLDNVFVVAITLITYGVIFIGIEVVYKLKNIKPKVKRFAGLKYRTAFLIGLFQCLAMIPGTSRSGATIIGALLLGLSRPLAAEFSFYLAIPTMFGATALKLFKNGLAFTEMEWSYLALGSAIAFVVAYIVIKWFMDFIKKRSFASFGLYRIILGIVVIILLLY; from the coding sequence ATGAATGCAATTATATTGGTTGTTATTCTTGCAATAGTTGAAGGTATCACTGAATTTTTACCTGTCAGTAGCACAGGGCATATGATACTTGTCAATAAGTTGATTGGAGGAGAATACTTATCTCCAACTTTTAGAAATAGCTTTTTAATTATAATACAACTTGGCGCGATACTTTCAGTTGTGGTTTATTTTTGGAAAGATATAAGTCCTTTTGTAAGAACAAAAAAAGAATTTGTTTTAAGATTTAGATTGTGGTTGAAAATTATAGTTGGTGTTTTACCAGCAATGGTTATAGGTTTACTATTAGATGATATAATAGACAAATATTTTTTGGACAATGTATTTGTAGTTGCAATAACTTTAATAACTTATGGAGTTATCTTCATAGGAATAGAAGTTGTGTATAAGTTAAAAAATATTAAACCTAAGGTAAAAAGATTTGCTGGGCTGAAATATAGAACAGCATTTTTAATAGGACTCTTCCAATGTTTAGCAATGATACCTGGAACTTCAAGGTCAGGTGCAACTATAATAGGAGCTTTACTATTAGGTTTATCAAGACCACTAGCTGCTGAATTTTCATTTTATTTAGCTATACCTACTATGTTTGGAGCAACAGCTTTAAAACTTTTTAAAAATGGCTTAGCTTTTACAGAAATGGAATGGTCTTATTTAGCATTAGGTTCTGCAATAGCTTTTGTAGTAGCATATATAGTTATTAAATGGTTTATGGATTTTATCAAAAAAAGAAGTTTTGCTTCATTTGGATTATATAGAATAATATTAGGAATTGTAGTAATTATTTTATTATTATATTAG
- the rfaD gene encoding ADP-glyceromanno-heptose 6-epimerase, whose product MIIVTGGAGMIGSAFVWKLNEMGIKDILIVDKLRKEDKWLNIRKREYYDWMDKDNLKEWLACKENADKIEAVIHMGACSATTETDADFLMDNNFGYSKFLWNFCAEKNIKYIYASSAATYGMGELGYNDDVSPEELQKLKPLNKYGYSKKFFDDWAFKQKNQPKQWNGLKFFNVYGPQEYHKGRMASMVFHTYNQYVENGYVKLFKSYKEGFKDGEQLRDFVYLKDVVDVMFFMLTNNVKSGIYNIGTGKARSFMDLSMATMRAASHNDNLDRNEVVKLIEMPEDLQGRYQYFTEAKINKLREIGYTKKMHSLEEGVKDYVQNYLAKEDSYL is encoded by the coding sequence ATGATAATTGTTACAGGTGGAGCTGGAATGATTGGTAGTGCTTTTGTATGGAAGCTAAATGAAATGGGAATAAAAGATATTCTAATAGTTGACAAATTAAGAAAAGAAGATAAATGGTTAAATATTAGAAAAAGAGAATATTATGATTGGATGGATAAAGATAATTTAAAAGAATGGTTAGCTTGTAAAGAAAATGCAGATAAAATAGAAGCAGTAATACATATGGGGGCTTGTTCAGCTACAACAGAAACAGATGCGGACTTTTTAATGGATAATAATTTTGGATATAGTAAATTTTTATGGAATTTCTGTGCTGAAAAAAATATAAAATATATTTATGCTTCTTCTGCTGCAACTTATGGTATGGGAGAACTTGGGTATAATGATGATGTAAGTCCAGAAGAATTACAAAAGTTAAAACCTCTAAATAAATATGGCTATTCAAAGAAATTTTTTGATGATTGGGCTTTTAAACAAAAAAATCAACCTAAACAATGGAATGGTTTAAAATTCTTTAATGTATATGGTCCACAAGAATACCATAAAGGAAGGATGGCTTCAATGGTATTTCACACATATAATCAATATGTAGAAAATGGATATGTAAAACTTTTTAAATCATATAAAGAAGGATTTAAAGATGGAGAACAATTAAGAGACTTTGTCTATCTAAAAGATGTTGTGGATGTAATGTTTTTTATGTTGACCAATAATGTAAAATCTGGAATCTATAATATAGGTACTGGAAAAGCTAGAAGTTTTATGGATTTATCTATGGCTACAATGAGAGCAGCTTCTCATAATGATAATTTAGATAGAAATGAAGTTGTAAAATTAATTGAAATGCCAGAAGATTTACAAGGTAGATATCAATATTTTACAGAAGCAAAGATTAATAAATTAAGAGAAATAGGATATACTAAAAAAATGCACAGTTTAGAAGAAGGAGTGAAGGACTATGTCCAAAACTATTTAGCTAAGGAAGATTCTTATCTATAA